A window of the Planctomycetia bacterium genome harbors these coding sequences:
- the rplK gene encoding 50S ribosomal protein L11 — MAKQLTGTVKFQVPGGQATPAPPVGTSLGRFGINLGQFVQQFNERTKETGGMPIPVVVNVYNDRSFDFVTKSPPAAALLKKAASVAKGSGTPNKEKVGKVTRAQVQEIVKLKLADLNARDPGHAERMVEGTARSMGITIED, encoded by the coding sequence ATGGCGAAGCAGTTGACGGGTACGGTGAAGTTTCAGGTTCCGGGCGGCCAGGCCACTCCGGCGCCGCCGGTCGGTACGTCGTTGGGCCGGTTCGGCATCAACCTCGGGCAGTTCGTGCAGCAGTTCAACGAGCGCACCAAGGAAACCGGCGGCATGCCGATTCCGGTGGTGGTCAATGTGTACAACGATCGCTCGTTTGACTTCGTCACCAAGAGCCCGCCGGCGGCCGCGTTGTTGAAGAAGGCCGCGAGCGTCGCCAAGGGCTCCGGCACCCCGAACAAGGAAAAGGTCGGCAAGGTCACCCGGGCGCAGGTCCAGGAGATCGTCAAGCTCAAGCTGGCCGACCTGAACGCCCGCGACCCCGGCCACGCGGAGCGGATGGTCGAAGGGACGGCGCGCAGCATGGGCATCACGATCGAAGACTAG
- the rpoB gene encoding DNA-directed RNA polymerase subunit beta, whose protein sequence is MATSAERRLRPKEVRRFGNQFEQVPIPDLTEIQTRSYAAFLQLELSSDKRLDQGIEGVLREIFPIESYDKTLRLEYLRYELGKPRYEPDECRQLRLTYGRPFKVWLRLTKEQPVEEEVYLGDMPIMLGGGEFIINGAERVVVSQLHRSPGVDFVSDREADKELHSCRIIPERGSWIELNVTKKDTLAVRIDQSGKFSAMTLLRAMDPKYSHDVDLMRAFFTTTSEKVVDGRSVAKIEGKIAVGDVVYPVGSEKAGEIILESGHKITKNAAETICTSGLTSIEVMSDTKDPLVFNSLSEDNTASHEEALLKIYQRLRPGNPPQLEKARALFHEKFYDTNRYRLGRVGRFRINRKLSLTIDENEMTLRPDDLVESIRYLLKLRAAEGAAEIDDIDHLGNRRLRTIDELACDELRKGFLKLRRTVQERMSLKDVADMTPRSLINPKSVSAAIEYFFGRGELSQVVDQTNPLSMLTHERRLSALGPGGLNRKRAGFEVRDVHISHYGRICPIETPEGTNIGLISSLAIYAAVDEYGFLVTPYRKVTKSRVADEVTWLRADQENEAYLAPADAVVKDGKLQGDTIIARYRADFEMVPVDEVEYMDVAPSQMVGVSAGLIPFLEHDDANRALMGSNMQRQAVPLLVTEPPIVATGMERDVARNSGMLVRAKKKGTVNYVDADRIEIADDKYVLRKFVGLNERTCQNQKPLVTVGQKVEKGDVIADGAATFKGELALGRNVLVGFMAWDGFNFEDAIIISEDLVKDDVYTSIHIEEFDIEIRETKLGREEFTRDIPNVSEKALRNLDEGGIVQIGTFVRQGDILVGKVSPKSKTELTPEEKLLHAIFGRAGEDVKNDSLEVPSGVEGIVIDTQKFSRRMSLSEDERKKFEKDLKDAEAEGNASIALAFGAMVEEIEKVLQRHLTDEDGNALVRDQEHKYVAEQATRFRLENLDIRSPERKTAIEKIHKTQWPLVEEAIDLRDRKLNSMKRGDELRSGVLQMVKVYVSAKRVISVGDKMAGRHGNKGVIAKILPREDMPFLADGTSLQIMLNPLGVPSRMNVGQILETHLGWAGAKLGFQAITPVFDGATEGVINDCLVEAGLPRNGKAQLYDGRTGERMEQHTTVGYIYMLKLHHLVDDKVHARSTGPYSLITQQPLGGKARFGGQRFGEMEVWALEAYGAAYILQELLTVKSDDVEGRTKIYESMVKGENTLEAGTPASFDVLTNEIRGLGLNMQLEKRRV, encoded by the coding sequence ATGGCCACATCGGCTGAGCGTCGTTTGCGCCCGAAGGAAGTTCGTCGTTTTGGCAATCAATTCGAACAAGTCCCGATTCCTGACCTGACCGAGATTCAGACCCGCAGCTACGCGGCGTTTCTGCAACTCGAATTGTCCTCCGATAAGCGCCTAGACCAGGGCATCGAAGGCGTGTTGCGCGAAATTTTTCCGATCGAGAGCTACGACAAGACGCTCCGCTTGGAATATCTGCGCTACGAGTTGGGCAAGCCGCGCTACGAGCCGGACGAGTGCCGGCAGTTGCGGCTGACCTATGGGCGGCCGTTCAAGGTCTGGTTGCGCTTGACAAAAGAGCAGCCGGTCGAGGAAGAGGTCTACCTCGGCGACATGCCGATCATGCTGGGCGGCGGCGAATTTATCATCAACGGCGCCGAGCGCGTGGTGGTGAGCCAGTTGCATCGCAGCCCCGGCGTCGACTTCGTGAGCGATCGCGAAGCCGACAAGGAACTGCATAGCTGCCGGATCATCCCGGAGCGCGGCAGTTGGATCGAGCTGAACGTCACGAAGAAGGACACGCTGGCGGTCCGCATCGACCAGAGCGGCAAATTCTCCGCGATGACGCTGTTGCGGGCGATGGACCCGAAGTACAGCCACGACGTGGATTTGATGCGGGCGTTCTTTACGACGACCAGTGAAAAGGTTGTGGACGGTCGCAGCGTGGCGAAGATCGAGGGCAAGATCGCCGTCGGCGACGTGGTCTATCCGGTCGGCTCGGAAAAGGCCGGCGAGATCATCCTGGAGTCGGGCCACAAGATCACCAAGAACGCGGCGGAAACGATTTGCACTTCGGGGCTGACCAGCATCGAAGTGATGAGCGACACCAAGGATCCGTTGGTCTTCAACAGCCTTTCGGAAGACAACACCGCAAGCCATGAAGAGGCGCTGCTGAAGATTTATCAGCGGCTGCGTCCCGGCAATCCGCCGCAGTTGGAGAAGGCCCGCGCGCTGTTCCACGAGAAGTTCTACGACACCAACCGTTACCGGCTGGGTCGCGTCGGGCGGTTCCGCATCAACCGCAAGTTGTCGTTGACGATCGACGAGAACGAGATGACGCTGCGGCCGGACGATCTGGTCGAATCGATTCGTTACTTGTTGAAACTCCGCGCCGCCGAAGGCGCGGCGGAGATCGACGATATCGATCACCTTGGCAATCGCCGCTTGCGGACGATTGATGAGTTGGCTTGCGATGAGTTGCGCAAGGGCTTCCTCAAGCTGCGCCGCACCGTGCAGGAGCGGATGAGCTTGAAGGACGTCGCGGATATGACGCCGCGCAGCCTGATCAATCCGAAGAGCGTCTCGGCGGCGATCGAGTACTTCTTCGGTCGCGGCGAGCTGTCGCAGGTCGTTGACCAGACGAACCCGCTGTCGATGCTCACGCACGAGCGGCGGCTGTCGGCGTTGGGTCCCGGCGGTTTGAACCGCAAACGGGCCGGCTTCGAAGTGCGCGACGTGCATATCTCGCACTACGGCCGCATCTGCCCGATTGAGACGCCGGAAGGCACGAACATCGGTTTGATTTCCAGCCTGGCGATTTACGCCGCGGTGGACGAGTACGGCTTCCTCGTGACGCCTTACCGGAAGGTCACGAAGAGCAGGGTGGCCGATGAAGTCACCTGGCTGCGTGCGGACCAAGAGAACGAAGCGTACCTGGCCCCGGCCGACGCCGTCGTCAAAGACGGTAAGCTGCAAGGGGACACGATTATCGCCCGGTATCGGGCCGACTTCGAGATGGTGCCGGTCGATGAAGTGGAATACATGGACGTGGCGCCGAGCCAAATGGTCGGTGTTTCGGCTGGTTTAATTCCGTTCTTGGAGCACGACGACGCCAACCGCGCGTTGATGGGTTCCAACATGCAGCGGCAAGCGGTGCCGTTGTTGGTGACGGAGCCGCCGATCGTGGCAACCGGCATGGAACGCGACGTGGCCCGGAACTCCGGCATGTTGGTCCGCGCCAAGAAGAAGGGCACGGTCAACTACGTCGACGCCGACCGAATCGAGATCGCCGACGACAAGTACGTGTTGCGGAAGTTCGTCGGCTTGAACGAACGGACCTGTCAGAACCAGAAGCCGCTTGTGACCGTCGGCCAGAAGGTCGAAAAGGGGGACGTGATCGCCGACGGCGCCGCCACCTTCAAAGGTGAATTGGCGCTCGGCCGGAATGTGCTCGTCGGCTTCATGGCCTGGGACGGGTTCAACTTCGAAGACGCGATTATCATCAGCGAAGACCTCGTGAAGGACGACGTGTACACGTCGATTCACATCGAAGAATTCGATATCGAGATTCGCGAAACGAAGCTCGGTCGCGAGGAGTTCACGCGCGATATTCCCAATGTCAGCGAGAAAGCGCTCCGCAATCTCGACGAAGGTGGCATCGTGCAGATCGGCACGTTTGTCCGCCAAGGCGACATCCTGGTGGGCAAGGTCTCGCCGAAATCGAAGACCGAACTGACGCCGGAAGAAAAGCTGTTGCACGCGATCTTCGGCCGGGCCGGCGAAGACGTGAAGAACGACTCGCTTGAAGTCCCCTCCGGCGTGGAAGGGATTGTCATCGACACGCAGAAGTTCTCGCGCCGGATGAGCTTGTCGGAAGACGAGCGCAAGAAGTTCGAGAAGGACTTGAAGGACGCGGAAGCCGAGGGGAACGCCTCGATCGCGCTGGCCTTTGGCGCGATGGTCGAGGAAATCGAAAAGGTGCTGCAACGGCACCTGACCGACGAGGACGGCAACGCCCTGGTGCGCGATCAGGAGCATAAGTACGTCGCCGAACAAGCGACGCGGTTCCGGTTGGAGAACCTGGACATCCGCAGCCCTGAGCGGAAGACCGCGATCGAGAAGATCCACAAGACGCAGTGGCCGCTGGTCGAGGAAGCGATCGACCTGCGCGACCGGAAGCTCAACAGCATGAAGCGCGGCGACGAACTGCGCAGCGGCGTGTTGCAGATGGTCAAGGTTTACGTCTCGGCGAAACGCGTGATCTCGGTCGGTGACAAAATGGCCGGCCGCCACGGTAACAAGGGCGTGATCGCGAAGATTCTGCCGCGCGAGGACATGCCGTTCCTGGCGGACGGAACTTCGCTGCAGATCATGCTCAATCCGCTGGGCGTGCCCAGCCGTATGAACGTGGGCCAGATTTTGGAAACGCACTTGGGCTGGGCCGGCGCCAAGCTCGGCTTCCAGGCGATTACTCCGGTCTTCGACGGCGCCACCGAAGGCGTTATCAACGATTGCCTGGTCGAAGCCGGTTTGCCGCGGAACGGCAAGGCGCAGTTGTACGACGGGCGCACTGGCGAGCGGATGGAACAGCACACCACGGTGGGCTACATCTACATGCTCAAGTTGCACCATCTAGTCGACGACAAGGTGCATGCCCGATCCACGGGACCGTACTCGCTCATCACCCAGCAACCGCTGGGCGGCAAAGCGCGGTTCGGCGGACAGCGCTTCGGGGAAATGGAAGTCTGGGCGCTGGAGGCCTACGGCGCCGCGTACATCTTGCAGGAGTTGCTCACGGTGAAGAGCGACGACGTGGAAGGTCGTACGAAGATCTACGAGTCGATGGTCAAGGGAGAAAACACGCTGGAAGCCGGCACGCCCGCCAGCTTCGACGTGTTGACCAACGAGATCCGAGGTTTGGGTCTCAATATGCAGTTGGAAAAACGCCGCGTCTGA
- the rplJ gene encoding 50S ribosomal protein L10, giving the protein MSKFVKDLITDHIRNRLVGMEHALLVNLSALNGVANNRLRMELQKENVGLMVVKNSLARRATEGTPLAAAFEQAEGSMAVLWGGEDIVSLAKILTKLGESKEFQKLETRGGVLDGARLTASDVKDVAKWPTRQEQLSLLLGQILSPGAKLSSQLLGPGGMLASQVDKKAEGDDEEPAAAAEAAPVAEAAPAAE; this is encoded by the coding sequence ATGAGCAAGTTCGTCAAAGACCTGATTACCGATCACATTCGCAATCGCCTGGTGGGGATGGAACATGCCCTGCTGGTGAACCTGTCGGCGCTTAACGGCGTCGCTAATAACCGGTTGCGGATGGAGTTGCAAAAAGAAAATGTCGGGTTGATGGTTGTGAAAAACAGCCTGGCCCGCCGCGCCACCGAAGGGACGCCTCTGGCGGCCGCCTTCGAGCAGGCCGAGGGTTCGATGGCGGTACTGTGGGGGGGCGAGGACATCGTCTCGCTCGCCAAGATCCTCACCAAGCTGGGCGAAAGCAAAGAATTCCAGAAGCTGGAAACCCGCGGAGGGGTTCTGGACGGCGCCCGGCTCACGGCGAGCGACGTCAAGGACGTCGCCAAGTGGCCGACCCGACAAGAACAGTTGAGCTTGCTGCTGGGACAGATTCTGTCGCCGGGCGCCAAGCTCTCCAGCCAGTTGCTGGGACCGGGCGGAATGCTCGCCAGCCAAGTCGACAAGAAAGCGGAAGGCGACGACGAAGAGCCGGCCGCCGCCGCCGAAGCGGCGCCTGTGGCCGAAGCGGCTCCCGCCGCGGAATGA
- the rplA gene encoding 50S ribosomal protein L1: protein MSKQSKRYRALLEQRKSEDPVALDAGVQLLKQFGTTKFDQTVEIAMRLGIDAKQADQLVRGSIVLPHGIGKTQRVIVFAKGDLAEQAKQAGADEVGSEEMAKKIKEGWTEFDVCIAAPDMMGLVGPLGKVLGPRGLMPSPRSGTVTPEIAKTVKEYKAGKVEFRNDASGVVHAVVGKLSFDAPKLQENIQAFMNFVLGLKPNSVKGHYLKGVAISATMSPGVRIAV, encoded by the coding sequence ATGAGCAAGCAATCCAAACGATACCGAGCGTTGCTCGAACAGCGTAAATCGGAAGACCCGGTGGCGCTCGACGCGGGCGTGCAACTGTTGAAGCAGTTCGGCACGACGAAGTTCGACCAGACGGTGGAAATCGCGATGCGCCTGGGGATCGACGCCAAGCAGGCCGATCAATTGGTTCGCGGTTCGATCGTGTTGCCGCACGGCATTGGCAAGACGCAGCGCGTGATTGTGTTCGCCAAGGGAGACCTGGCTGAACAAGCCAAGCAAGCCGGCGCGGACGAGGTCGGCTCCGAGGAGATGGCCAAAAAAATCAAAGAAGGCTGGACGGAATTCGACGTCTGCATCGCGGCGCCGGACATGATGGGTCTCGTCGGCCCGCTCGGCAAAGTGCTCGGCCCTCGCGGGCTGATGCCTTCGCCGCGCTCCGGCACGGTGACGCCGGAAATCGCCAAGACGGTCAAAGAATACAAGGCCGGCAAGGTGGAGTTCCGCAATGACGCCAGCGGCGTCGTGCATGCCGTGGTGGGCAAGCTCAGCTTTGACGCCCCAAAGCTGCAAGAGAACATTCAAGCATTCATGAATTTCGTCCTCGGACTCAAACCGAACAGCGTGAAAGGCCACTACCTCAAAGGCGTGGCGATTAGCGCGACGATGAGCCCGGGCGTTCGCATCGCGGTCTAA
- the rplL gene encoding 50S ribosomal protein L7/L12, with product MATDAPAREFSSTTTSLGDQIVALTLKQAKELSDYLKDVHGIEPAAGGAVMMAAGPAGGAAAPVEEQTEFNVILEGFGENKINVIKVVRAATGLGLKEAKDLVEGVPSKVKEGISKEDAAKLKAELEAAGAKVVVK from the coding sequence ATGGCCACTGACGCTCCCGCACGCGAATTTTCCTCCACGACCACGTCCCTGGGCGATCAAATCGTCGCCCTGACGCTCAAGCAAGCCAAGGAGTTGAGCGACTACCTGAAGGACGTTCACGGCATCGAACCGGCTGCCGGTGGCGCCGTGATGATGGCCGCCGGTCCCGCCGGTGGCGCTGCCGCGCCCGTGGAAGAGCAGACTGAGTTCAATGTCATCCTGGAAGGCTTCGGCGAAAACAAGATCAACGTGATCAAGGTCGTCCGCGCCGCCACCGGGTTGGGCCTCAAGGAAGCCAAGGACCTGGTCGAAGGGGTCCCGAGCAAGGTCAAGGAAGGCATTTCGAAGGAAGACGCGGCCAAGCTCAAAGCCGAGTTGGAAGCCGCGGGTGCGAAAGTCGTAGTTAAGTAG